The nucleotide sequence GGATACGGGAAACAATATTTTTCTAAGTAGTTGCACAAAGGCGAAAATATAATATTTTATCTTTAGACCTAATAAAAAATAGACATGACCGTAAAAGAAGTCACCGAAATACTCGAGGATCTAGCTCCTCTACCCTATGCCGAAGGCTTTGACAATGTAGGCCTTTTGGTAGGCGATTCCACCTCCGAAGTTAGGGGTATTCTCGTAACCTTGGACACTATGGAAAACGTAATCGACGAGGCCATCGAAAAGAAGTGCAACCTTATCGTCAGCTTCCACCCTATCATTTTTGGGGGATTAAAAAAGATTACGGGCAAATCGTACGTTGAACGCGTAGTCATCAAGGCCATTAAAAACGATATCGCCATTTACAGCATGCACACTGCTTTGGACAATGTACCGAACGGGGTCAACGCAAAAATATGTGACGTTTTGGGCATCAAAAACACCAAAGCCTTGATTCCCCAAAAGGGGAGCATTAAAAAACTGACGACTTATGTCCCCCTAAAAGATGCGGATGCCGTTAGGGAAGCCATATTCAATGCCGGAGCAGGAAATATCGGGAATTACAGCAACTGTAGTTTTAATGTCAACGGACTGGGTAGCTATAAAGCCAGGGAAAATGCCAAGCCCACCTTGGGAGAAATAGGCAAGACCCATTATGAAGAAGAAACCCAACTGAACGTGACCTTTTCAAAGGCACACCAATCTAAAATAATGAAAGCCTTGTTTGCCACCCACCCCTATGAAGAAGTGGCCTATGAGATAAGCACGCTCGAGAACAATGACCAAAATCTGGGTATGGGCATGATAGGGACACTCGATTCGCCCATGGGGGAATTGGATTTTTTAAAACAAGTAAAGCAAACGATGTCGGCCGGAGGCATTCGGCATTCCAAACTATTAGGAAGGGAAATTCGGCGCGTTGCGGTTCTGGGGGGCAGTGGGGCCTTTGCCATCGATGCCGCCAAAGCTGCCGGCGCCGATATTTTGATCACCGCAGACATTAAATACCACGAGTTTTACAAAGCGGAAGACAAAATAGTGATCGCGGATATCGGACACTATGAAAGCGAGCAGTTTACAAAAAACCTTTTAGTTGACTATCTTACAAAAAAAATCCCTAATTTTGCAATCCGTTTATCGGAAAGTAAAACCAATCCCATCAAGTATTTATAAAGTATATGGCAAAAAAATCAGAAGCAACGGTAGAGGAAAAGTTAAGGGCATTGTACGACTTGCAATTGATTGATTCAAGAGTCGATGAAATACGCAACGTACGTGGCGAACTTCCTTTAGAAGTAGAAGATTTGGAAGATGACGTTCTTGGTCTAAAAACGAGATTGGACAAGTTAAAGACAGATGTTGAGACCATCAATTTTGAGATTGGTGCCAAAAAGAACCTCATAGAAGAGGCAAAAGCGCTTATAAAGAAATACGCGGAACAACAAAAGAACGTTCGTAACAGTAGGGAATTCAACTCTATCAGTAAAGAATTAGAGTTTCAAGAACTCGAAATTCAACTTGCCGAAAAGAACATTAAAGAGTTCAAGGCACAGATAGAGCAGAAGAAAGAAGTTATTTCCGAAACCAAGGAACGTTTGGCCGAGCGTGAATCGCATTTGAAGCACAAGAAAAGTGAGCTTGACGCTATTTTGGCAGAGACCGAAAAAGAAGAAAAGGCACTTATCGAGCATTCCGAAAAATTCCAAAACGAAATAGAAGAGCGATTGGTGAAGGCGTACAAACGTATTCGCCATAATGTTAAGAACGGTTTGGCCGTTGTGCCGATCGAAAGAGGTGCCTCAGGGGGATCTTTCTTTACCATACCTCCACAGGTACAGGTAGAAATTGCCTCACGCAAGAAAATCATTACCGATGAACACAGTGGAAGAATCTTGGTAGACCCTGTTCTAGCCGAAGAAGAAGCTGAAAAAATGCAAAAAATGTTCGCCAAATTATAGTCGAACTATACCGATACAAAAAAAGCCATCATTTTTATGATGGCTTTTTTTTTGTGTTCAAGGGAACTACAACAGACTCAAAATCTTTTGCTCGACCTCGTCACTGTCCCACAGGCTTTCAATATCGGGCATTTGCATTACCTCTTTCATAATTTCCTCTTGGGCATCGCCCATGGCCAAAGCCTCGGCGTAGGGCTTATTTGAAAAAGTAACCCGCGAATAGGCCGGTATCCATTTATCAGGATGCAATTCGGCAAAACGTTTCTCTATTTTTTTCTGCAACAAAAATTTGGCATCGGCCGTTTTGCTGCTCATTTCCATAAAATTGCGATAACTCAGTTCCGCTATGGCATCGGCATTGGGCTTACGCTCCTTTTGGTAGGTTTCAAAAATAGTTCCCCAGTCATCACCGTGTTTTTCGATAATCTGCTTCAAGGCAAAAATATCTTCAAAGCCGGCGTTCATACCTTGACCATAAAAGGGCACTATAGCGTGCGCTGAATCACCTACCAAGGCTACCTTGTCCCAATAGGTCCAAGGATAACATTTGATCGTTACCATGGCGCTTGTAGGGTTTTTAAAGAAATCCCCGGTCAAGTTCTCTATCTCTTTTCGAACATTCGGGAAATAGGTCTTAAAAAAGGACGTGGCCTGTTCCTTGGTCTTAATG is from Zobellia galactanivorans and encodes:
- a CDS encoding Nif3-like dinuclear metal center hexameric protein is translated as MTVKEVTEILEDLAPLPYAEGFDNVGLLVGDSTSEVRGILVTLDTMENVIDEAIEKKCNLIVSFHPIIFGGLKKITGKSYVERVVIKAIKNDIAIYSMHTALDNVPNGVNAKICDVLGIKNTKALIPQKGSIKKLTTYVPLKDADAVREAIFNAGAGNIGNYSNCSFNVNGLGSYKARENAKPTLGEIGKTHYEEETQLNVTFSKAHQSKIMKALFATHPYEEVAYEISTLENNDQNLGMGMIGTLDSPMGELDFLKQVKQTMSAGGIRHSKLLGREIRRVAVLGGSGAFAIDAAKAAGADILITADIKYHEFYKAEDKIVIADIGHYESEQFTKNLLVDYLTKKIPNFAIRLSESKTNPIKYL
- a CDS encoding zinc ribbon domain-containing protein: MAKKSEATVEEKLRALYDLQLIDSRVDEIRNVRGELPLEVEDLEDDVLGLKTRLDKLKTDVETINFEIGAKKNLIEEAKALIKKYAEQQKNVRNSREFNSISKELEFQELEIQLAEKNIKEFKAQIEQKKEVISETKERLAERESHLKHKKSELDAILAETEKEEKALIEHSEKFQNEIEERLVKAYKRIRHNVKNGLAVVPIERGASGGSFFTIPPQVQVEIASRKKIITDEHSGRILVDPVLAEEEAEKMQKMFAKL